One stretch of Amycolatopsis sp. NBC_00345 DNA includes these proteins:
- a CDS encoding polyprenol monophosphomannose synthase — MAQAPRGAEGIEPVLVVIPTYNERENLGPVLDRLHKVLPDVHVLVVDDGSPDGTGELADERADGDERVHVLHRSEKAGLGKAYIAGFRWGLAKGYATFVEMDADGSHAPEDLPRLLDAVGDADLSIGSRYVPGGSTVNWPMSRKVLSRGANLYSRIAMGLKVADMTAGFRAYRRPVLEKLELDEIASHGYCFQIDLTRRTADAGFEIVEVPITFTDREIGQSKMSSDIMREAFFRVAAWGAKRRVDQVKRLLGRG; from the coding sequence ATGGCGCAGGCGCCGCGGGGGGCCGAAGGAATCGAGCCGGTGCTGGTGGTGATCCCGACCTACAACGAGCGGGAAAACCTCGGCCCGGTTCTGGACCGCCTGCACAAGGTACTCCCGGACGTTCACGTGCTCGTCGTCGACGACGGCAGCCCGGACGGCACCGGTGAGTTGGCCGACGAGCGCGCGGACGGCGACGAGCGCGTCCACGTGCTGCACCGCAGTGAGAAGGCCGGCCTCGGCAAGGCCTACATCGCCGGGTTCCGCTGGGGCCTCGCGAAGGGCTACGCGACGTTCGTGGAGATGGACGCGGACGGCTCGCACGCCCCGGAGGACCTCCCGCGCCTGCTGGACGCCGTCGGTGACGCCGACCTGTCCATCGGCTCCCGGTACGTCCCCGGCGGCAGCACGGTGAACTGGCCGATGAGCCGCAAGGTCCTCTCCCGCGGCGCGAACCTGTACTCGCGGATCGCGATGGGCCTGAAGGTGGCGGACATGACGGCGGGCTTCCGCGCGTACCGCCGCCCGGTGCTGGAGAAGCTGGAGCTCGACGAGATCGCCTCGCACGGCTACTGCTTCCAGATCGACCTGACCCGCCGTACCGCCGACGCCGGCTTCGAGATCGTCGAGGTCCCGATCACCTTCACCGACCGCGAGATCGGCCAGTCGAAGATGAGCAGCGACATCATGCGCGAAGCGTTCTTCCGCGTGGCGGCCTGGGGCGCGAAGCGCCGGGTGGACCAGGTGAAGCGGCTGCTCGGGCGCGGCTGA
- a CDS encoding DUF4474 domain-containing protein yields MTAVFDKIYQLADKVEKGNPAELEDRARACRTAKEAVKDAKSLVESVRTELGEGWHGGAGEAALSSLEDFKKNRDEQAEDLEESARSFEVVRDALAKAQQEARNKRADAKALQEKLDNVWKDLGNGKGNVVFAWAKDKIAKAEGLALLADLELVIKTYDAILLAEGLKIRSKTGRVWELAGSEKRNIAEIGAIILREIPGIAALVAKNPKLRLALATGDWDKIMQDRQVAQKIYDYFGFKYVKDGDFYTTGEHSVQSYLGWHDIYDKLEKVIGADLDRTSAQGDNMEFTDPKTGKQYRLELWKGSYGFGGAFGGEVGFYTSDSKNNSGYFSAAQGDDQIKVTQQIYDKESGKVYFTNDGQGADGTDKRHFWNLGIRTEAGVHPDQLGQRATIEVRDPAMRDRMYDEMTRYAAAHPEENLKVTKGSDHPPVLSYDWRK; encoded by the coding sequence GTGACCGCGGTGTTCGACAAGATCTACCAGCTCGCCGACAAGGTCGAGAAGGGCAACCCGGCCGAGCTCGAGGACCGGGCCCGGGCCTGCCGGACCGCCAAGGAGGCGGTCAAGGACGCCAAGTCCCTGGTGGAGAGCGTCCGAACCGAGCTGGGCGAAGGCTGGCACGGCGGGGCCGGAGAGGCGGCGCTGTCTTCGCTGGAAGACTTCAAGAAGAACCGCGACGAACAGGCCGAGGACCTCGAAGAGTCGGCACGGTCGTTCGAGGTGGTTCGCGACGCGCTGGCGAAGGCCCAGCAGGAGGCCAGGAACAAGCGCGCGGACGCCAAGGCTTTGCAGGAGAAGCTCGACAACGTCTGGAAAGACCTCGGGAACGGCAAGGGCAACGTCGTGTTCGCCTGGGCGAAGGACAAGATCGCCAAGGCCGAGGGGCTGGCCCTGCTGGCCGACCTGGAGCTGGTGATCAAGACCTACGACGCGATTCTGCTCGCCGAGGGCCTGAAGATCCGCAGCAAAACGGGCCGGGTGTGGGAGCTGGCGGGCTCCGAAAAACGCAATATCGCCGAAATTGGCGCGATCATCCTCCGTGAAATCCCCGGTATCGCCGCGCTGGTCGCGAAGAACCCGAAACTCCGGCTCGCCCTGGCCACGGGCGATTGGGACAAGATCATGCAGGACCGCCAGGTCGCGCAGAAGATCTACGACTATTTCGGCTTCAAGTACGTCAAGGACGGCGACTTCTACACCACCGGCGAGCATTCAGTGCAGAGTTACCTCGGCTGGCACGACATCTACGACAAGCTGGAAAAGGTCATCGGCGCGGATCTCGACCGCACCAGCGCCCAGGGCGACAACATGGAGTTCACCGACCCGAAAACCGGGAAACAGTACCGGCTGGAACTGTGGAAGGGCAGTTACGGATTCGGCGGGGCGTTCGGTGGCGAGGTCGGTTTCTACACCAGCGACTCCAAGAACAATTCCGGTTACTTCTCCGCGGCCCAGGGCGACGACCAGATCAAGGTGACCCAGCAGATCTACGACAAGGAAAGCGGCAAGGTCTACTTCACCAACGACGGCCAGGGCGCCGACGGCACCGACAAGCGGCATTTCTGGAACCTGGGGATCCGCACCGAAGCCGGCGTGCACCCCGACCAGCTGGGCCAGCGGGCGACGATCGAGGTGCGGGACCCGGCCATGCGCGACCGGATGTACGACGAGATGACCCGCTACGCCGCCGCGCACCCCGAGGAGAACCTCAAGGTCACAAAAGGATCCGACCACCCGCCCGTGCTCAGCTACGACTGGCGGAAGTGA